The sequence TGGCGCCGGTGCCGTAGCCGGTCAGGACGTAGTCCGCGATGAAGATCGGAACCTGCTTGCCGTTAACCGGGTTGGTGGCGTAGGTACCCAGGAAGACACCGGTCTTGTCCTTATTCTCCTGGCGCTCTAGGTCAGACTTCGCCGCAATCGACGCGCGGTAAGCCTCCACGGCCTCCTTCGGATCATCGTGTCCGAAGGTCCAGCGCTCATCCACGTCATCGTCATAAGGGATGGGGGAGAGGAGGGCATCGACAAGCTCATGCTCTGGGGCCAACACCACGTACTCCGCGCCGAAAAGGGTATCCGGGCGGGTGGTGAAGACATCAATGTTGTAGCCCTCCGCATGGAAAGTGACCTCCGCACCGCGGGAGCGGCCAATCCAGTTACGCTGCATGGACTTGACCTTGTCCGGCCAATCCAACAGGTCCAAGTCATCGAGCAGGCGATCCGAGTAAGCGGTAATGCGCATCATCCACTGCTTCAGGTTCCTGCGGAAGACCGGGAAGTTACCGCGCTCCGACTTACCCTCCGCGGTGACCTCCTCATTCGCCAGCACCGTACCCAAGCCCGGGCACCAGTTCACAGTGGAATTGGACAGGTAAACAAGACGGAACTCATCAAGCGCGTGGCGTTGCTCCTCCTGAGTAAGGTCTGCGTAATAGCGGCCATCCTTGGTCGTGCGCTTGCCCACCTCGAGCTCCTTGATGAGCTCAGACATCGGGCGCGCCTTCTGCTGATCCTCATCGAACCAGGAGTTGTAAATCTGCAGGAAGATCCACTGCGTCCACTTGAAGTAGGCCGGATCCGTGGACTCGACGGAACGGCGCGAATCGTGGCCCAGACCAAGCAAACCCAGCTGGCGGCGCATGTTCTGAATATTTGCTTCCGTGGTGGTGCGCGGGTGCGTACCAGTCTGGATAGCGTACTGCTCCGCCGGCAGACCGAAGGCGTCATAACCCAGCGTGTGCAGGACATTCTTGCCCAGCATGCGGTTAAAGCGGGCATAAGTATCCGTAGCGATATAACCCAGCGGGTGACCCACGTGCAGACCCGCACCAGACGGGTAGGGGAACATGTCCTGGACGTTGAGCTTCTCAGCGGGGAGGTCTCCTCCCTCCGCGAGCGGGCCGACAGGGTTCGGTGCGTGGAAAGTTCCGTTATCCTTCCAGTACTGCTGCCAGGCCTTTTCGATCTGCGCGGCGAGCTCCGGCGTGTAACGGTGGGCGGTGGTATCGCTCGGGTTAGTCATGCTTTGACAGTGTAGTCACCGCTCAGGAATCGGCCCAGTTAGCCCTAGATAGAGCACGGCATGATTCCAGACGATTACTTCAGCCAAGGCACCAAGGACACTCCTCGGCGGCTACCAGTTCGGCATGCGTCTAGGTAGCCCGGGCCGTTGCTTCAATCTGCTCTAGACGGTTGCGCAGATCCACGATGACATCGGTGTTGTTGCGGAAGATGTCGATGACGGACCCCTCTTCATCAAAGGGTGGCTGGAAGATTTCTTCATAGGCCACACCACCGTTGTGGACCAGCACGTCCACCAGCATCGTGATGAAACGAATCTGGGCGGCGCTGAAAGAAGTATTGCCGAGGAGATCCGCGAATTGTTCTCGGACCGCGTCCTCGTCGAGGCCTACCAAACGCCGGATGAAGGCCGGAATGCTATCTCCACCCATGCGTTCCCGGAGAATCTCAATGCTGTCTTCAGAGCCCGCGCTTCCTCCGCCTGCCTGGGCCACCATTGCCTCCAATGCCGCAACATCCTCTGCGTTAAGTGTGCGTGCACTGCGCAGCTTGATCATCGCGAGGTCATTGGCGTGTTCTTGGAGCAACTCGCGCAGGCGTTGTTCCAGCTGGGAGGGGTAGGACCCGGTACCGGGCAACTGCGCCGGCATCTCGTTATCAATCATGAGCTCACCCATCTCATCTTGGATATCGAGGGTCACGGCGTTGCGCTTTCTCTTGGGCACAAACTGGATAAGTGGGCGCATGCCAAGGCGAATGGCCTCAAGGTCCTCAACCGTAACGTTGTTCCACCACTCCGGATCCAGCACGCGTTCAAGGAAGGAACGGCGCTCGGCAACCATGGGGATGGTGGCGCTTACAGCCATGAGGTCACCTGCCATCCTCTCCACGCGTTGGCGCAACGCCTCGAAGTCCGGGCTATTGTCCAGCAGTCCCACCTGGAGATGCAGCACCACGAGGTCGAAGCGCTTGGCGGTCTCGGAGTCCTTCATCGTGTCCAGCGGCAAGTGCGCAATATGGCGGCGCAGCTGCTCAGCCTTCTCCTCACTTAGCTCATCCCACGCAGAGCGTTCGCGGTAGCGCAGCAAGGTTTCCTTGTCGCTGGGACGGACCATGATGTGTCCCAGCGGCACGGATGCCGCCGAGGAGTGGAGGGAATCGGCAAGCCCGGCGCGTAGCTCCGGGGCCTCTGAGTGCTTGTCCAACTGTGCGAGCAATCCCACTCGGGCGTCGAAGAGCTTTTCTGACAGCGACCGTGGGCGTCCAGTCGCCGATTCACGGACCTCGCCCTTGTAGAACTCGTCCACATTGCCGCAGAAATCGAAGATGAGGAAGTGCGTCTTGTCCATCCCCGGGCCAAAGAGGTCCGGGCGCAAACGCGTTCCTCGGCCCACCATCTGCCAGAACTTGGTGGGGGAGTAGATGGGCTTGAAGAACACAAGGTTGACTACCTCGGGCACATCCACGCCGGTGTCCAGCATGTCCACCGAAATCGCGATGTTGACGTCCCCGTCTGGGTCTGCGAACTCATCCAAGGCTGACTGCGCATACGTCGTGTGTGTGGTGATGACAGAGGCGCCAGTGCGGGAATACTCGGGGAAAGAAGCATCGAATACTTCCTTGATGAGGTCCGCGTGCCGCTGGGTTCGAGCGAAGATGATGGTCTTGCCCAGTTGGTCACCGCCCACGCGGATCCCGTTCTCCACCACGGTTTTCAACACCTTGCGGATGGTGTCCTTGTTGAACAGGTAACGGTTAATCTCCGCCGAGGAAACCTGACCCGGCGGATCTAAGCGCCCGCCGTCCTCATCGGTCCCCCAATCAGACATGTCCCACGCCACCCGCTCCTCGGGTGACAGTTCGTCATAGGCCATGCCGCGCCGCAGGAAGAGCGAGTCCTGCCGAGCCGTCTTGAAGGGCACGAGGTTGCCGTCTGCTACCGCCTCATCAAGTCCGTACTCAAAGGATGGAGTCTTATCCTCCATCTCAAAGAGTGCATAGGTGTCGTGGTCAATCTCGCTCTTCGGCGTCGCCGTCAGCCCCACCACGTAGGCATCGAAGTACTCCAGGATCCGCTTGAAGCGGTTGTACACAGAGCGGTGGGCCTCATCCACGATGATGAGGTCGAAGTCAAAGGGCCCGAAC is a genomic window of Corynebacterium singulare containing:
- a CDS encoding DEAD/DEAH box helicase family protein, translated to MVTPTPPTPPNAGRNAAPGGPIRSTNFGFVRYVWPTAYEECLKVERFVDADPVISCFYARKVLERVVNHIWAFRGLGDTGYLSLADMTRDRGFVQCVKNETMLRKMTILRKSGNDAAHADDMEGKQAPATPQKARTVAAHLYDLMVWAVRYHSAKPENAPGPQAAFDTRLLGQAGADASGIHVAGRSQAQTAAYLKKLAQQDEELKKNRLLLDEAQEAAREAEEKRLREAAQFELKRRSAEVRAKAELADAQEQAEAERVAAQQVEEKLAAEIEALEAKLAEQEAAAAERAGVGAQPDAPLAIGEAETRRQLIDPMLEAAGFSGDSVTRELKLHGMPNTSGVGYADYVLWDDDRTPLAVIEAKKSMESMTVGAQQVKLYADCIEREYGTRPVMVCTNGYHIDLIDDAANLPGSGAGYPAREVEGFPTAQQLRRMIRRRTMRALLSKTPVDTEIAGGGARTYQLEAIRAVTETLEARRRRQALLVMATGTGKTRVAVATAKLLRQAGWVGKVLFLADRTALVNQAHKAFVSMYAESTPVNLIKNPEQVGDVYVTTYNTMMNLIGDDGDKPARFGPFDFDLIIVDEAHRSVYNRFKRILEYFDAYVVGLTATPKSEIDHDTYALFEMEDKTPSFEYGLDEAVADGNLVPFKTARQDSLFLRRGMAYDELSPEERVAWDMSDWGTDEDGGRLDPPGQVSSAEINRYLFNKDTIRKVLKTVVENGIRVGGDQLGKTIIFARTQRHADLIKEVFDASFPEYSRTGASVITTHTTYAQSALDEFADPDGDVNIAISVDMLDTGVDVPEVVNLVFFKPIYSPTKFWQMVGRGTRLRPDLFGPGMDKTHFLIFDFCGNVDEFYKGEVRESATGRPRSLSEKLFDARVGLLAQLDKHSEAPELRAGLADSLHSSAASVPLGHIMVRPSDKETLLRYRERSAWDELSEEKAEQLRRHIAHLPLDTMKDSETAKRFDLVVLHLQVGLLDNSPDFEALRQRVERMAGDLMAVSATIPMVAERRSFLERVLDPEWWNNVTVEDLEAIRLGMRPLIQFVPKRKRNAVTLDIQDEMGELMIDNEMPAQLPGTGSYPSQLEQRLRELLQEHANDLAMIKLRSARTLNAEDVAALEAMVAQAGGGSAGSEDSIEILRERMGGDSIPAFIRRLVGLDEDAVREQFADLLGNTSFSAAQIRFITMLVDVLVHNGGVAYEEIFQPPFDEEGSVIDIFRNNTDVIVDLRNRLEQIEATARAT